The Drosophila bipectinata strain 14024-0381.07 chromosome 2L, DbipHiC1v2, whole genome shotgun sequence genome has a segment encoding these proteins:
- the LOC108127061 gene encoding protein CNPPD1 isoform X2: protein MGRRKFFPPNKVMQHGDFINQIRKTLYYGADTVDSEMEVSLPLAEYAAEIFSEPHRGHSLHRLTCVAAGKIHATPCSLIMALIYLDRLNVIDPGYCCRITPQELFVVSLVAEDPR, encoded by the exons ATGGGACGTAGAAAATTTTTTCCGCCAAACAAG GTGATGCAGCACGGGGATTTCATAAACCAAATTCGCAAAACCCTTTATTATGGTGCTGATACAGTGGATTCTGAAatggaagtctcactcccttTGGCAGAATATGCGGCTGAGATTTTTTCAGAGCCCCATCGTGGACATTCGCTGCATCGCCTCACCTGCGTGGCCGCGGGAAAAATTCACGCCACGCCTTGCTCCTTAATTATGGCATTAATATATTTGGACCGTTTGAATGTCATAGACCCGGGATACTGCTGTAGAATCACCCCTCAAGAACTGTTTGTTGTTTCACTG gtagctgaagatccacgttaa
- the LOC138925869 gene encoding uncharacterized protein — protein MNVPLPCGSHITQLIIKEFHRRFLHANHEKGINEIRQKFWIPKLRSTLAWIRRSCQQCKNRRAALSSRMAELPYPRVAAFHRPFSYTGVDYFGPLMVRVRRSSEKRYGVLFTCLSTRAIHLEVAYSFTTDSCILAVRSFMARRGFPVELWSNNGTNFQGVCTELRRAFEDVDKDLLSRKFTGPHMTWKFIPPASPYMGGAWERLVRSVKTAMESIHLDKRPSDELLRAALMEAEAIVNSRPLTYISLEDKNEESLTPNHFLLGSSTGRGPKMEPLQEGVQLKKSWMESQQLADSFWRRWLQEFLPVITRRTKWCERLSLL, from the coding sequence ATGAACGTGCCACTCCCCTGCGGCAGCCACATTACGCAGCTTATCATAAAGGAATTTCACCGAAGATTTCTGCACGCTAACCACGAGAAGGGGATCAACGAAATACgacaaaaattttggataccAAAGCTGCGATCCACCCTTGCTTGGATTCGACGCTCCTGCCAACAATGCAAGAACCGACGGGCAGCCCTGTCGTCGCGCATGGCGGAACTTCCCTATCCAAGAGTAGCAGCCTTTCATAGACCTTTCAGCTACACGGGTGTGGACTACTTTGGGCCTCTGATGGTGCGGGTCAGACGCAGTTCAGAGAAACGATACGGCGTGCTCTTCACTTGCCTCTCTACAAGGGCAATACATCTAGAGGTAGCGTATTCATTTACAACTGACTCTTGTATTCTAGCGGTGCGCAGTTTTATGGCCCGACGAGGGTTCCCAGTGGAACTCTGGAGCAACAACGGCACCAATTTTCAAGGAGTCTGCACGGAGTTGCGTAGGGCGTTCGAAGATGTGGACAAGGATCTACTCTCTCGCAAGTTCACTGGACCCCATATGACATGGAAGTTCATTCCACCCGCATCTCCTTACATGGGTGGGGCATGGGAGCGCTTGGTGCGTTCCGTGAAGACGGCGATGGAATCGATTCACCTTGACAAACGACCATCGGATGAGTTGCTGAGAGCCGCTCTAATGGAGGCGGAGGCGATCGTCAACTCGCGACCCCTAACATACATTTCATTGGAAGATAAAAACGAAGAATCACTGACACCGAATCATTTCCTGCTTGGAAGCTCAACTGGAAGAGGACCGAAGATGGAGCCCCTACAAGAAGGAGTGCAGCTCAAGAAGAGCTGGATGGAATCACAACAACTGGCGGACTCGTTCTGGAGGCGATGGCTTCAAGAATTCCTGCCAGTGATCACTAGGCGGACCAAGTGGTGCGAAAGGCTAAGCCTCTTGTAG
- the LOC108127061 gene encoding protein CNPPD1 isoform X1 → MGRRKFFPPNKVMQHGDFINQIRKTLYYGADTVDSEMEVSLPLAEYAAEIFSEPHRGHSLHRLTCVAAGKIHATPCSLIMALIYLDRLNVIDPGYCCRITPQELFVVSLMISTKFYIGHDERFFLEDWAKAGSMTEERLKEMELEFLSSIDWNIYICKEEFFKKLCRIERALAEREGLRRGWLTYSELVRLLPCFTLTKFLLNSIGVLTLSYAASVITLAGAFFIASHVPGTLWHSKSVALNIDSSIKTASSSELNATQSAFVDTEEISESPLSKSCTYLNIEVDLLNIEENYVTEIRLNEMQSIRPLAQFEPNYSQRSNYQNPNNWLTDQRVRLNDCWNQSKNASFFWQFLTNSIKHSLLVPWPDVWSKLI, encoded by the exons ATGGGACGTAGAAAATTTTTTCCGCCAAACAAG GTGATGCAGCACGGGGATTTCATAAACCAAATTCGCAAAACCCTTTATTATGGTGCTGATACAGTGGATTCTGAAatggaagtctcactcccttTGGCAGAATATGCGGCTGAGATTTTTTCAGAGCCCCATCGTGGACATTCGCTGCATCGCCTCACCTGCGTGGCCGCGGGAAAAATTCACGCCACGCCTTGCTCCTTAATTATGGCATTAATATATTTGGACCGTTTGAATGTCATAGACCCGGGATACTGCTGTAGAATCACCCCTCAAGAACTGTTTGTTGTTTCACTG ATGATTTCAACCAAGTTTTATATTGGCCACGATgagcgtttttttttagaagacTGGGCGAAAGCTGGCAGCATGACGGAGGAGAGGCTTAAAGAAATGGAACTCGAATTTCTTTCCTCTATC gactggaacatatatatatgcaaagaagaattctttaaaaaactatGTAGAATTGAACGTGCATTGGCCGAACGTGAAGGATTGCGAAGAGGATGGTTAACATACAGCGAGCTTGTTCGACTATTACCTTGCTTTACATTGACAAAATTTTTACTAAACAGCATTGGAGTTTTGACATTAAGCTATGCTGCCAGCGTAATAACTTtagctggtgctttctttatAGCTAGCCATGTGCCTGGGACATTGTGGCATAGCAAGAGTGTGGCTTTAAACATTGATTCTTCAATAAAAACAGCATCGTCATCCGAACTTAATGCAACTCAATCTGCTTTTGTAGATACAGAAGAAATTTCCGAATCACCTTTAAGCAAAAGCTGcacttatttaaatattgaagtTGATTTGCTAAATATAGAAGAAAATTACGTTACTGAGATAAGACTGAATGAGATGCAGTCCATCCGACCCTTGGCGCAATTTGAGCCTAATTATTCGCAAAGAAGTAATtatcaaaatccaaacaaCTGGTTAACTGATCAACGCGTTCGTTTAAATGACTGCTGGAATCAATCAAAAAATGCAtcatttttttggcaatttctTACTAATTCAATTAAACATTCGTTATTGGTACCTTGGCCGGATGTGTGGTCAAAGCtaatataa